The sequence GTTACAGCTAAATCAACGACTTCAGCTGTATCTGAACTTTTTTCCGGAGTAAAAGCATTTGGGGTAAGGGCAATAATCTTGGTAGCACTCAGGATATTTACATTGGCGAATGCCTTGCCGCTAAAGACACCTTTTTTTACGACGAACCCATTGGCCGTATCCGGAAGGGAGATCGCACCTGCTGCCAAGCCGGCTTTTAGACGGGCCGATAGCCTGGGTGCAATGGCTTTTCCATTTACATTATTGGAAAGGATGATGATTGAAGCTGAGAGGGCAGTAGCTGCATCGCCAATGATTTTGGCAAAGCTTTGCGCATCGAGGTGGTTAAGGGATTCATTGTCCACCCGGTGCACTTTTTTTACCCCAAAATTTCCAAGGCCGGCCAGGTCGTCGGTGATTTTTCCCAGCACAATAGCTTCGGCTGTAGTCCCTGTTAGTTCAGCAACTTTAGCCGCATAGCCGGCTGCTTCCAGGGATGATTTTTTAATTTGTCCTTCTGCCTGGTCGATATATACTAATACTGGCATAGATGTTTTTTTTGTGAATCGTGAATTATAAATCAGGAATCGGTTAGAATAGTTTGGCTTCTTCATGGAGAAGGCGCACAAGTTCTTCCGGATGGTCGGGTGAAACTAGTTTTACACCGGCCTTGGCTGGGGGTAATTCAAAACTTACCAGGCTGGTAAGCGCCTCTACTACAATCGGCTCCACCACTTTGAGGGGTTTGGTACGGGCGCCCATGATGCCTTTCATATTCGGGATCCGCTGTTCAGCTATTCCTTTCTGGCAACTGACCACCAGGGGTAGCTGAACCTCTGCCACTTCTTCGCCACCTTCAATTTCACGGGTAATAGTGGCTGTGGAACCAGCTAATTCAAATTTTGTCGCTAAGGAAATAAAGGAAATATCGAGCAGCTCTGCCACCATTCCACCAATGGAAGCGCCATTATAATCAATGGTTTCCTTACCGGTAAATACCAGGTCATAGTTCCCATCTTTGGCCACATTTGCGATTTGGCTGGCAATTGAAAAACTGTCCTGACTCTCCGTATTTACCCTGATCGCTTCATCCCCGCCCAGGGCAAGGGCCTTGCGGATAATTG comes from Flavihumibacter fluvii and encodes:
- a CDS encoding electron transfer flavoprotein subunit beta/FixA family protein, which encodes MKILVCITKTPDTTAKIAFVDNNTKFAAEGVQWIINPYDEWYALVRAIELKEKDPSTIIHLLTVGAADTEPIIRKALALGGDEAIRVNTESQDSFSIASQIANVAKDGNYDLVFTGKETIDYNGASIGGMVAELLDISFISLATKFELAGSTATITREIEGGEEVAEVQLPLVVSCQKGIAEQRIPNMKGIMGARTKPLKVVEPIVVEALTSLVSFELPPAKAGVKLVSPDHPEELVRLLHEEAKLF
- a CDS encoding electron transfer flavoprotein subunit alpha/FixB family protein is translated as MPVLVYIDQAEGQIKKSSLEAAGYAAKVAELTGTTAEAIVLGKITDDLAGLGNFGVKKVHRVDNESLNHLDAQSFAKIIGDAATALSASIIILSNNVNGKAIAPRLSARLKAGLAAGAISLPDTANGFVVKKGVFSGKAFANVNILSATKIIALTPNAFTPEKSSDTAEVVDLAVTIEAPKVKVIATNKVTGQIPLSEAELVISGGRGLKGPENWGMIEELAQLLGAATACSRAVADAHWRPHHEHVGQTGGSVSPNMYFAVGISGAIQHLAGVNRSKVIVVVNKDPEAPFFKAADYGIVGDAFEVMPKIIEAVKKLKQ